The Bifidobacterium actinocoloniiforme DSM 22766 genomic sequence AACCAGCCCATCCCGAAAGGCCCTGCATGGCCACCGCTGATGACGAAGGAGGACTCGATCCGCCTCAGCACCGCGAAGATCTCCTGGATGTCCGGGACCGGGTGGCGAATCACCCCCTGCTCAATCTGTCCAAAGGGCTCCAGGACGCTGGTCAGCTGACCATTGCCCAGGGGGTCGATGGTCATGACATGGTCCGTCACGCTCAGGGTCAGGATTGGCTCGAATCCGATCACGGGACGGTTCCGGTCCGGGTCTGGGCCGCTCAGGGACTCCAGGAGGAAGAGCTGGTCCTCCCGGTACCTGGTTCGCAGACGCCTGTAGATGGCCAGGGCGTCAAGGTCGCTGGCGAACCGACGGGATTCCATGGATGCGTTGATGGTCATACCGATACTTCCTTTGTCGGATGCTGCGGTTCGAAAACGGGAATGGACCTTCACCCGGTGCCGAACGTACCCAGACCAAGCCAGCTATACGGCGTTCCAGGGGATGAATCATCCGTTAGGTCATGCCCGCAGCTGATAAGAAAAGGGAGCCTCAAAAATGAGACGGATATGCGAATCAGAAGAAGAACCGAATCGGTTCTGGCCCTTCAGGCCGGAAGCATCAACGCCATCAAGCATCGACATAGAAAAAGACACCCTTGGGCAACCAGACCTGCCGTGATGTCGCTTTCTTCATGGGCACCATGCTAGAGCATGCGGATGCCTCCACACAATCGACATCCACCATGCGGACTTAACCCTGTCCGAGCACTTCCAATCTGGCCGCATAGCAGTATCCTGAAAAGCATCAGGCTTCCGCGCAACACGTGCGCATATACAAAGAAGAACCCATGCAACCCATGTCCGCATTCACCACAGACCTCCAGCACTCGGGCATAATCGCCCGGAATCTGGATGAGACCATCGCTTTCTACACTCGGAAGCTCGGCTTCGAGGTGGCCGGCATCTTTCCCAAAGGAAAAAACCGATGCGCCTTCCTGCGGTACGGGCATCTGACCATTGAAACCCGGGAGGGGAGGAGGCTCCCATGATCACGGGAGCCATCAACCACCTGGCCTTGGATGCCACGGATATCGAGGCCGCCTACCGGAACGCCCAGGAGTTGGGACTGGAGATCAAGGAGGATGGCATCCAGTCCATTCCCGCTTTCTGGAACAAGGGCATCCGCTACTTCAACATCTTCGAGTCCAACAGGGAAACAATCGAATTCTGCCAGATTCTCTGAACCCGACCGCGATCAGCCGTGTCGGTGCGTGGTAAATGCTACGCATAATCGCCTGCAATACTCTCAAAAGACTGAAAAACAGCGGATTTCCAACTTAACGCGACGATTATTCGAATCTGGAATACCACTATCATTGTTGGTGTACCCAACGGGGGGTACCAACCAAGAAAAAGATTCCTCATAACGAACATTGCGAAAGTCACAGTGGCCGGCGGTGGTGTTGCCGGGGAGCCAGATCACCTTCCAATCAGCCTTCAAGGGCAAGAAAGTTACCGTTTACGAGATCAATGACGACGCCGTTGCAGCAGCGGAGAAGCGCATCGGGGCCAGGTGGGATGCCTATAAGCACGACGCCAATGCCACCGACGAACAGTTCGATGCCGGTCTGAAGAATCTGAACTACACAGCTGATATGGCCGAAGCCGTCAAAGATGCTGACCTCGTCATCGAAGCCGTTCCGGAGTAACTGACCATCAAGCATCACTTCTACCAGAACCTCGCCAAACTGACGCCAGTAGGGACCATCTTCGCCAGCAATTCATCGACCTATGCGCCCATCGTCTTCGCGCCGGACACCGGCAGACCAGACAAGTTCCTCAACCTCCGCTTCGCCAACAAGGTCTGGCTCTACAACACCGCGGAAATCATGGGCACCGACCAGACCGACCCCCAGGTCTTCCAGACGGTCGTCGAATGCGCCAAGGAAATCGGCATGGTTCCAATCATCCTCAAGAAGGAGCAACCCTGTTACGTTCTCAGCACCCTGCTGATTCCGCTTCTGAACGTGGCAGGTTACCTCTGGGGCCACGACATCGCCGACCCGGAGACCATCGACAGGACCTGGATGATCACCACCGGAGCCTCCACCGGCCCCTTCGGCATCTTCGATACGGTTGGGCTGCGCACCGCTTTGAATATCACAACGGAACAGCAGGGCAGCAGCCCTGATTTCAAGCCGTTCCTGGACAAAATCCAAAAGATAATCGACGCGAATAAGGTTGGCATCGAGACAGGCCAGGGCTTCTACCAGTATCCGAATCCCGAGTTCGAGAACCCCGACTTCCTGAAAGCCTGAGAGTCATCAGGCTGCTCTACCTATACGTCGAGTTCCACAGGCTTCTCACGGGAAATCTATGGAACTCGACATTGGTTTTTCGCGAGTCCTAACGGCCGTCAGAGGACAGTGGAGGCCACGATGTCGCGGTAGACCGCGGCGCTTCCCTTGGGCTTGCGGTCATAGGTGCCGTTCTCGCGCTCAACCGAGCACAGCCCGAAGTGAACGTCGAAGGCGCTGATCCACTCGTAGTTATCCATGAGCGACCAGTGGAAGTATCCGAGTACGGGCACATTGTCACGGACCAGCTCGACCAGGGGCGGAATCGAAGCCTTGATGAAGCGGCAGCGCAGGTCGTCATCCGGGGTGGAGACGCCATGCTCGGTCACGACAACGGGAAGACCGGTCAGATGATGGATGTAGGTCACGGAGTTGGCCAGCGACTCGGGATGAAGTGGGGAGCCGCTCTCATTCACATCCTCGCCGGGCTGAGCCGGAATCGGCCCATTGTCATCGAAGACCTCACGTTCGTAGTTCTGCACACCCACGAAGTCGTCACCCTGTACTGCTGCAGGCCAGGGTCCATAGCAGGACTCACGCTTGTCCAGGGCCAGCTCCTTGCCCCTTTCGGTCGAGTAACTCTCGTCGATGACTGCCAGGGAGAGGCCCACGGGTAGGGTCGGGCAGACGGAACGCACCGCTTGAACGGCTGTGCGGTGTGCGCGAATGAAGCCATACTCCAGCTGGGTGACCTCTTCGGGAATGACGACGTTACCGGAACGATACCGCGCAACGCCGGCCTTCTTGGTGGCTGCATCGATGCAGGCACGCTGCAGGTCGACCGCCTCCTGGGGCAGACTGCCATTGTCGAGGATACGGGGCAGGTCCGGCTCATTGAAGGTGACGGCAAGGACGGCACGATCACCGATACGATCCAACACACGTACGCACTCGTCAGCGAACATGGAGGGGGCATCATGGTTCAGCCAGCCGCCCTTGGCCGCAAACCAGCTGGGAAGGGTGAAGTGGCACAGGGTTATGGCCGGGTCAATGCCCCGCTCCAGGCAGCCGTCAACCATCCGGTCGTAGTGGTCCAGGGCGGACTGGTCGATCTTCCCCTCTTCGGGCTCGATCCGGGCCCACTCCACGGAGAAGCGGTAGGAATTCAGGCCCATCCCCTTGACCAGGTCGAGGTCATCCTCCCAACGCTCCCAACTGTTGCAGGCCTTGCCGGCAGGCTCTTTGAAGACGCTAGGGGTCACGCCCTCCAGGAAGGTGGTATCGGCTGCGGTATCGCCGCCATCCACCTGGTGCCCAGCGGTCGAGGCACCCCACAGAAAATGATCGGGCAGAATTGCTGTCATGTGATTGCTCCTTTTTGTTTGGTTACAGATTGGGTCTATTTCTTGTTGGGGAAACCGCGCGATACGGTTTCGCCTGTTGTCCTTTCGGACAGAAACCTCTTGCAGGCCTCAACGATGTCGCCGGCCCCAGGCACATACCCCTGCTGGGAAGCGACCTCGGGTAGGAGGTCCAGACTTGCGCCCAACCAAGGTTTTGCAGCCTTGGTGAAGGCGACATCCGCCTGATCGCCCTGATAGATGGGCGACCCGGAGGCAGTCAGCACCTGGACCAGACCGGCCATGGCCTCATCCGAATCGATAAGGTCACGGATGGTACGAATCAGTCCTAGGCCTGGGCAGACCTGGCTACTGGGCAGGTCCCAGGAATGGTGCCCATGCGCCCAGGCGCGTTCCTCCTCACCTGGCAGGGACACCCTGGCTTCGACGCCGACCGGTATATCCAAGTCGAGATGGACGGTATCCGCATCCATTCGCCAGGACAGGGCCATCAACCCATACGGGGTCTGCTGGCTCATGTCGATACTGGTCAGGGCCGCATCGAAGACCGGTGCGATGCGGACCTTCCGCCACCCCGGCTCCTCCATTGCCACTCCGGCCAGTCCGGCAAGCATCCAATGCACGATGGCTCCCAGGGCATAGTGGTTGAATGAGGTCATCTCCCCAGGGTTGATGGACCCGTCAGGAAGCATGGAATCCCAACGTTCCCAGATGGTGGTGGCACC encodes the following:
- a CDS encoding 3-hydroxyacyl-CoA dehydrogenase family protein, which codes for MVPIILKKEQPCYVLSTLLIPLLNVAGYLWGHDIADPETIDRTWMITTGASTGPFGIFDTVGLRTALNITTEQQGSSPDFKPFLDKIQKIIDANKVGIETGQGFYQYPNPEFENPDFLKA
- a CDS encoding glycoside hydrolase family 1 protein, with protein sequence MTAILPDHFLWGASTAGHQVDGGDTAADTTFLEGVTPSVFKEPAGKACNSWERWEDDLDLVKGMGLNSYRFSVEWARIEPEEGKIDQSALDHYDRMVDGCLERGIDPAITLCHFTLPSWFAAKGGWLNHDAPSMFADECVRVLDRIGDRAVLAVTFNEPDLPRILDNGSLPQEAVDLQRACIDAATKKAGVARYRSGNVVIPEEVTQLEYGFIRAHRTAVQAVRSVCPTLPVGLSLAVIDESYSTERGKELALDKRESCYGPWPAAVQGDDFVGVQNYEREVFDDNGPIPAQPGEDVNESGSPLHPESLANSVTYIHHLTGLPVVVTEHGVSTPDDDLRCRFIKASIPPLVELVRDNVPVLGYFHWSLMDNYEWISAFDVHFGLCSVERENGTYDRKPKGSAAVYRDIVASTVL